A genome region from Dickeya chrysanthemi NCPPB 402 includes the following:
- the yihI gene encoding Der GTPase-activating protein YihI encodes MKQPSKEAGRKAPAPKTKRKSREQLDLEARDRKRQKKHRGHAAGSRAQPSGGHQQNAASGKAADPRIGSKKPVSLLPEGTVTPVKSPLTPKEKPARLSPQEELEMLENDPRLDELLDRLEKGETLPAKDQSWLDETLDRIDILMEQLGISLDDDEEDDEQEEDMLQLLRRNNPKDGY; translated from the coding sequence ATGAAACAACCATCAAAAGAGGCGGGACGCAAAGCTCCTGCACCGAAAACCAAAAGAAAAAGCCGTGAGCAGTTGGATCTTGAAGCTCGCGACCGCAAACGCCAGAAAAAACACCGTGGCCACGCTGCGGGAAGCCGTGCCCAACCATCCGGCGGCCATCAGCAAAATGCGGCTTCCGGCAAGGCGGCAGACCCGCGTATTGGCAGTAAAAAACCTGTGTCGTTACTGCCTGAAGGCACCGTTACACCGGTGAAATCACCGCTAACGCCGAAAGAGAAACCCGCTCGTCTGTCACCGCAGGAAGAACTGGAGATGCTGGAAAATGATCCGCGTCTTGATGAACTGCTGGACAGGCTGGAGAAAGGTGAAACGCTGCCGGCTAAAGACCAGTCCTGGCTGGATGAGACGCTGGATCGCATCGATATTCTGATGGAGCAACTGGGCATCAGCCTGGATGATGACGAAGAAGATGACGAGCAAGAAGAAGATATGCTGCAACTGCTGCGTCGCAATAATCCTAAAGACGGTTATTAA
- the yihA gene encoding ribosome biogenesis GTP-binding protein YihA/YsxC yields the protein MTQQYNYHMTHFVTSAPDIRHLPADSGIEVAFAGRSNAGKSSALNTLTNQKSLARISKTPGRTQLINLFEVTDGVRLVDLPGYGYAEVPEEMKRKWQRALGEYLQKRNCLKGLVVLMDIRHPLKDLDQQMLEWAVDVGLPVLVLLTKADKLAQGARKSQLNMVREAVSPFMGDIQVETFSSLKKTGVDKLRQKLDNWFSTLPPADEQSLSESEQ from the coding sequence GTGACCCAGCAATACAACTATCATATGACTCATTTCGTCACCAGCGCGCCGGATATCCGTCATCTTCCTGCCGACAGCGGTATCGAAGTCGCTTTTGCCGGCCGTTCCAATGCAGGTAAATCCAGCGCACTCAACACGCTGACCAACCAGAAAAGCCTGGCCCGTATTAGTAAAACGCCGGGTCGAACCCAACTGATCAACCTGTTCGAAGTAACCGATGGCGTACGTCTGGTTGATTTGCCCGGCTATGGCTATGCCGAAGTGCCGGAAGAGATGAAACGCAAATGGCAGCGAGCGCTTGGTGAATACCTGCAAAAGCGTAACTGTCTGAAAGGGTTGGTTGTATTAATGGATATTCGTCATCCGCTCAAAGATTTGGACCAGCAGATGCTAGAGTGGGCTGTTGATGTCGGGCTGCCTGTACTGGTACTACTGACCAAAGCGGATAAGCTAGCTCAGGGCGCCCGTAAATCCCAGCTAAACATGGTGCGGGAAGCAGTCTCGCCATTCATGGGGGATATTCAGGTTGAAACGTTTTCTTCGCTGAAAAAAACCGGTGTAGATAAATTACGTCAGAAATTAGATAACTGGTTCAGTACATTACCGCCAGCAGATGAGCAATCGCTCTCCGAATCAGAGCAGTAA
- the polA gene encoding DNA polymerase I — translation MVQIAENPLILVDGSSYLYRAYHAFPPLTNGAGEPTGAMYGVLNMLRSLLQQYHPSHVAVVFDAKGKTFRDDLFEHYKSHRPPMPDDLRAQIEPLHRMVKAMGLPLLSISGVEADDVIGTLAQQAERVGKPVLISTGDKDMAQLVTPNITLINTMNNTILGPDEVCAKYGIPPSLIIDFLALMGDSSDNIPGVPGVGEKTAQALLQGLGGLDALYADLDRIAGLTFRGAKTMAAKLEQNKEVAYLSYKLATIKTDVELEQGCEQLTVNEPDVAELRELFTRYEFKRWLADVEAGQWLQGGNKKNPPAMPFVKAAVEDEPKEAASVLSQDGYATILDEKVLLDWLERIKTAALFSFDTETDGLDTLTANLVGVSLAIKPGEAAYLPLGHITSRVYSSNIYSSTVSPATRMSTQLERDRVLALLKPLLEDDSIRKIGQNLKFDKGVMARYGIDLRGIAFDTMLESYVIDSVAGRHDMDSLSERYLQHKTITFEEIAGKGKKQLTFDQVPLAQASVYAAEDADVTLRLHETLWAKLEPQQELRKVFQNIDMPLVPVLSRMERTGVLIDTAILGEHSQELTQRLAELEVQAHELAGEAFNLSSPKQLGTILYEKLQLPVIKKTPKGAPSTNEEVLAELALDHPLPKLILEHRELAKLKSTYTDKLPQMINPLTKRVHTSYHQAVTATGRLSSSDPNLQNIPVRNEQGRRIRQAFIAPEGYHILAADYSQIELRIMAHLSRDAGLLRAFSNGLDIHRATAAEVFGLPLDRVTTEQRRSAKAINFGLIYGMSAFGLSRQLAIPRNEAQKYMNLYFERYPGVQEYMERTRQQAAEQGYVSTLDGRRLYLPDIHSRNAMSRKAAERAAINAPMQGTAADIIKKAMIAIDGWLQKEKPLVTMLMQVHDELVFEVHHSVLDEASAKIRNLMEGCMQLDVPLQVDIGTGSNWDQAH, via the coding sequence ATGGTTCAAATAGCAGAAAACCCCCTCATTTTGGTTGACGGTTCATCGTATCTTTACCGCGCCTATCATGCTTTTCCTCCGCTGACCAACGGCGCCGGTGAGCCGACCGGAGCGATGTATGGCGTGCTCAATATGCTGCGAAGTTTATTGCAGCAATATCATCCCAGCCATGTCGCTGTGGTGTTTGATGCGAAGGGTAAAACGTTTCGTGATGATTTGTTTGAGCATTACAAATCTCACCGGCCGCCGATGCCGGATGATCTGCGCGCTCAGATTGAACCATTGCACCGTATGGTAAAAGCGATGGGATTGCCGTTGCTCTCCATTTCCGGCGTAGAGGCGGATGATGTGATTGGAACCTTGGCGCAGCAGGCAGAGCGTGTGGGTAAACCGGTTCTGATTAGCACCGGCGATAAGGACATGGCACAACTGGTGACGCCAAACATCACTCTGATCAACACCATGAACAACACCATTCTGGGGCCGGATGAGGTATGCGCCAAATACGGTATTCCACCATCGCTGATCATTGATTTTCTGGCTCTGATGGGGGATTCCTCCGACAACATTCCCGGTGTGCCGGGCGTGGGTGAAAAAACCGCGCAGGCGTTACTGCAGGGGCTGGGGGGGCTGGATGCCCTGTATGCCGATCTGGATAGGATTGCGGGCCTGACCTTTCGTGGCGCCAAAACCATGGCAGCCAAGCTGGAACAGAATAAAGAGGTGGCTTATCTTTCCTATAAGCTGGCTACGATCAAAACGGATGTTGAATTGGAGCAGGGTTGTGAACAGCTGACGGTGAATGAGCCGGATGTGGCGGAACTGCGCGAACTGTTCACCCGTTATGAGTTCAAGCGCTGGCTGGCGGATGTGGAAGCCGGGCAGTGGTTGCAAGGCGGCAATAAAAAGAACCCGCCTGCCATGCCATTCGTCAAGGCGGCAGTGGAGGATGAGCCAAAAGAAGCGGCCAGTGTGCTGTCTCAGGATGGTTATGCCACCATTCTTGATGAGAAAGTGCTGTTGGATTGGCTTGAACGGATAAAAACTGCCGCTCTGTTCTCGTTCGATACTGAAACCGATGGTCTTGATACCCTTACCGCCAATCTGGTGGGGGTGTCGTTGGCGATTAAACCGGGCGAAGCGGCTTATCTGCCATTAGGTCATATTACGTCGAGAGTGTATTCCAGTAACATTTACAGCAGCACGGTATCGCCTGCGACGAGAATGTCCACGCAGTTGGAGCGTGATCGGGTGCTGGCGCTGCTGAAACCGTTGCTGGAAGATGACAGCATTCGCAAGATCGGGCAAAACCTGAAATTTGATAAAGGCGTGATGGCCCGCTACGGCATCGATCTACGCGGCATTGCATTTGATACCATGCTGGAGTCCTATGTGATTGATAGTGTGGCTGGCCGGCATGACATGGACAGCCTGTCAGAGCGCTATTTGCAGCATAAGACCATCACGTTTGAAGAGATTGCTGGTAAAGGCAAAAAACAGCTGACGTTCGATCAGGTTCCGCTGGCGCAGGCATCTGTCTATGCAGCTGAAGATGCTGATGTGACGCTGCGTTTGCATGAAACGTTATGGGCGAAACTGGAGCCACAGCAGGAACTACGCAAGGTATTTCAGAATATCGATATGCCGCTGGTGCCTGTATTGTCACGCATGGAGCGCACGGGCGTACTGATTGATACCGCAATTTTGGGCGAGCATTCACAGGAGCTGACGCAACGTCTTGCTGAGCTGGAAGTTCAGGCGCATGAGTTAGCGGGCGAAGCCTTCAATCTGTCTTCTCCTAAACAGTTAGGGACCATTCTGTACGAAAAACTGCAGTTACCGGTCATCAAGAAAACGCCGAAAGGAGCGCCTTCTACTAACGAAGAAGTGCTGGCTGAGCTGGCGCTGGATCATCCGCTACCGAAGTTGATTTTAGAACATCGTGAATTGGCGAAACTGAAATCCACTTACACGGATAAGTTGCCGCAGATGATTAATCCGCTGACTAAACGGGTTCACACCTCGTACCATCAGGCGGTAACGGCAACGGGGCGCCTTTCCTCCAGCGATCCTAATTTGCAGAATATTCCAGTACGCAATGAACAAGGGAGACGTATCCGTCAGGCGTTCATTGCTCCAGAGGGATACCATATTCTGGCGGCTGACTACTCACAAATCGAATTACGCATCATGGCGCATCTTTCACGGGACGCCGGATTGCTGAGGGCGTTTTCCAATGGTCTGGATATTCACCGTGCTACGGCCGCTGAAGTATTCGGTTTGCCGCTCGACAGGGTGACCACTGAACAGCGCCGCAGCGCTAAAGCCATCAACTTCGGTTTGATTTACGGCATGAGTGCATTTGGCTTGTCCCGCCAGTTGGCTATTCCGCGTAACGAAGCGCAGAAATACATGAATCTCTATTTTGAGCGTTATCCTGGCGTACAGGAGTATATGGAGCGTACTCGTCAGCAGGCGGCGGAGCAAGGATATGTCTCTACGCTGGACGGCCGACGTCTTTATCTGCCGGATATTCACTCCCGTAATGCCATGAGCCGTAAGGCAGCAGAGCGCGCCGCCATCAACGCGCCGATGCAGGGCACCGCAGCGGACATCATCAAAAAGGCGATGATTGCCATTGATGGTTGGTTGCAAAAGGAAAAACCATTAGTGACGATGTTGATGCAGGTGCACGATGAACTGGTGTTTGAAGTGCATCATTCCGTACTTGATGAAGCCAGCGCGAAGATTCGTAACTTAATGGAAGGTTGTATGCAGTTAGACGTACCGTTACAGGTGGATATCGGCACCGGTAGTAATTGGGATCAAGCTCATTAA
- the dsbA gene encoding thiol:disulfide interchange protein DsbA — translation MKRLWLALAGIVLAFSASAADFSDGKQFATLSKPAPQSPQVLEFFSFYCPHCYQFSQVYHIPETIQKSLPADTKITKYHVDFLGDFGKEMTQAWAVAIALGVEDKVSPLMFDAVQKTQTVKKPEDIRQVFVAAGVKAEDYDSALNSFVVKSLVAQQEKAAADLQLRGVPAVFVNGKYMVKSDGLDTSSMDNYVKQYADVVKFLVSQK, via the coding sequence ATGAAGAGATTATGGCTTGCGCTGGCTGGCATTGTGCTGGCGTTCAGTGCGTCAGCAGCTGATTTTTCCGATGGCAAACAGTTTGCTACTCTGAGTAAACCGGCTCCCCAATCCCCCCAGGTGCTGGAGTTTTTCTCATTCTACTGCCCGCACTGCTACCAGTTTTCCCAGGTTTACCACATTCCTGAAACCATTCAGAAATCGTTGCCTGCTGATACCAAGATAACCAAGTATCATGTTGATTTCTTGGGTGATTTTGGTAAAGAGATGACTCAGGCTTGGGCGGTTGCGATTGCTCTTGGGGTGGAAGATAAAGTCAGCCCATTGATGTTTGACGCCGTTCAGAAGACCCAGACTGTGAAAAAGCCGGAAGATATTCGTCAGGTGTTTGTGGCGGCTGGCGTCAAAGCAGAAGACTATGACAGCGCCTTGAATAGCTTCGTAGTGAAATCTCTGGTCGCGCAACAGGAAAAAGCCGCAGCCGATTTGCAACTGCGTGGTGTGCCGGCGGTATTCGTGAACGGAAAATACATGGTAAAAAGCGACGGGCTTGATACCAGTTCTATGGATAACTATGTCAAACAGTATGCTGATGTAGTGAAGTTCCTGGTTTCTCAGAAATAA
- a CDS encoding serine/threonine protein kinase, with protein MHDAVFNFHTLSPDLIMDALWEVGIRVDSGLTALNSYENRVYQFSDEDRKRYVVKFYRPQRWDAAQISEEHRFAAELSDDEVPVVAPLVLQGNTLHEHDGFWFAVFPSVGGRQYEMDNDQQLEEVGRYLGRIHQTGGRNLFSTRPYIGVQEYLDDPLVTLTESSLISGVQKVPFLAATARLIDEVKLHWHTNWQARRLHGDCHPGNILWRDGPLFVDLDDARNGPAVQDLWMLLHGERREQRIQLDILLDAYSEFASFDEAELALIEPLRAMRMVHYLAWVTRRWNDPAFPRSFPWMQEADFWAKQTAIFTEQVRLLQEPPLQLAPMY; from the coding sequence ATGCATGACGCAGTGTTCAACTTTCATACCTTGTCGCCGGATCTCATCATGGATGCGCTCTGGGAAGTGGGTATTCGCGTTGATTCCGGCCTGACAGCACTTAATAGTTACGAGAATCGGGTTTATCAGTTCAGTGATGAAGACCGTAAACGTTATGTGGTGAAGTTTTATCGGCCCCAACGTTGGGATGCCGCCCAGATTAGCGAAGAGCACCGTTTTGCGGCTGAGTTGTCTGATGATGAAGTACCGGTGGTGGCACCGCTGGTGCTACAGGGTAATACGCTACATGAGCATGATGGCTTCTGGTTTGCCGTGTTTCCCAGTGTTGGCGGTCGTCAGTATGAGATGGACAATGACCAGCAGTTAGAAGAGGTCGGACGCTATCTTGGCAGAATTCATCAAACCGGTGGACGAAATCTGTTTTCAACTCGTCCTTATATTGGAGTGCAGGAATACCTGGATGATCCGCTGGTTACGTTAACGGAGAGCTCGCTGATTTCTGGTGTACAGAAAGTACCATTTTTAGCGGCTACAGCCCGACTGATCGATGAAGTGAAGTTACATTGGCATACAAACTGGCAGGCCAGACGTCTGCATGGTGATTGTCATCCCGGAAATATCCTTTGGCGCGATGGCCCGTTGTTTGTCGATCTGGATGATGCGCGTAATGGCCCGGCTGTACAGGATCTGTGGATGCTGTTACATGGTGAGCGCCGGGAACAGCGCATCCAGCTGGATATTTTGCTGGATGCTTACAGTGAATTTGCTTCTTTTGATGAAGCAGAACTGGCATTGATTGAGCCGTTACGTGCGATGCGTATGGTTCATTATTTGGCCTGGGTAACACGACGTTGGAATGACCCTGCTTTTCCTCGCAGTTTTCCATGGATGCAGGAAGCTGATTTTTGGGCAAAGCAGACCGCTATTTTTACTGAACAGGTAAGGCTGTTGCAGGAACCACCGTTACAGCTGGCACCGATGTACTGA
- a CDS encoding YihD family protein codes for MKCHRVNELIELLHPAWQREPDLNLVQFLQKLAQEAGFEGALSDLTDDILIYHLKLRGADSAQPIPGLQKDYEEDFKTALLRARGVIKD; via the coding sequence ATGAAATGCCATCGTGTAAATGAGTTGATTGAGCTATTGCACCCAGCCTGGCAAAGAGAACCTGATCTGAATTTGGTGCAATTTTTACAAAAACTTGCACAGGAAGCCGGGTTCGAGGGGGCGCTTAGTGATTTGACTGATGATATCCTTATTTATCATTTAAAGTTACGTGGCGCGGATAGCGCGCAGCCTATTCCTGGCTTGCAGAAAGATTATGAAGAAGATTTCAAAACCGCATTATTGCGCGCCCGTGGTGTTATCAAAGATTAG
- the mobA gene encoding molybdenum cofactor guanylyltransferase MobA, with translation MITGVILAGGQSSRMGGNDKGLIELEGRPLYQHVLDRLKPQVDTLLINANRHQECYRQSGYPVIGDINHDFSGPLAGVFTGLSVAKTEWVVFVPCDVPALPCDLVSRLLNFSDGHLVAYATDGVRQHPTLLLIHTSLIGKLEAYLSNGDRKLMLFLEQVTAKAVSFADQPLSFRNLNTPEDLAHWQEQTHD, from the coding sequence ATGATAACAGGTGTGATTCTGGCTGGCGGCCAGTCATCCCGTATGGGTGGCAACGATAAGGGACTGATTGAACTGGAAGGCAGACCGCTCTATCAACATGTTCTGGATCGCCTGAAACCCCAGGTCGATACCCTGCTCATCAACGCTAACCGTCATCAGGAATGTTATCGACAAAGCGGTTATCCGGTGATCGGTGATATCAACCATGATTTTTCTGGTCCGCTGGCCGGTGTTTTTACCGGACTAAGCGTCGCTAAAACAGAATGGGTGGTATTCGTTCCTTGTGATGTCCCCGCGCTACCCTGCGATTTGGTTTCCCGCCTGTTGAACTTCAGTGACGGTCATCTTGTCGCCTATGCTACGGATGGAGTACGCCAGCACCCGACGTTATTGTTGATCCATACGTCACTGATTGGAAAGCTGGAGGCCTACCTGAGCAACGGCGACCGAAAACTGATGTTATTTCTGGAGCAGGTGACGGCAAAAGCCGTTTCTTTTGCGGACCAGCCTTTATCATTCCGTAATCTTAATACACCAGAGGATCTTGCTCACTGGCAGGAGCAGACGCATGACTGA
- the mobB gene encoding molybdopterin-guanine dinucleotide biosynthesis protein MobB: MTDIPLLAIAAHSGTGKTTLLKQLIPLLNAMEIRVGIIKHTHHDMDVDKPGKDSYELRKVGANQTLVASNTRWALMTETPEPQEPDLFFLAGRMDSSTLDLILVEGFKHEPVDKILLYRHRPGHHQEPDIDACTLAVASDRPLTLALPCLDLNQPAQI; the protein is encoded by the coding sequence ATGACTGACATACCACTTCTGGCAATCGCTGCCCACAGCGGCACTGGTAAAACCACATTATTGAAGCAGCTCATTCCCTTACTAAACGCAATGGAGATCCGGGTTGGCATTATCAAACATACTCACCACGATATGGATGTCGATAAACCGGGCAAAGACAGTTATGAACTACGCAAAGTCGGTGCCAATCAAACTCTGGTTGCCAGCAACACTCGCTGGGCACTGATGACCGAGACACCAGAACCACAAGAACCCGACTTGTTTTTTCTGGCCGGCAGAATGGATAGTTCAACGCTGGATTTAATTCTGGTCGAAGGCTTCAAACACGAACCCGTCGATAAAATCCTGCTTTACCGCCACCGGCCCGGACATCATCAGGAGCCGGACATCGATGCCTGCACGCTGGCCGTGGCCAGCGACAGACCGTTGACGCTCGCCCTGCCCTGTCTGGACCTCAATCAGCCGGCACAGATTG
- the rbsR gene encoding ribose operon transcriptional repressor RbsR translates to MATMKDVARLAGVSTSTVSHVINDNRYVSDAIRSRVMQAVEQLNYAPSALARSLKINQTRTIGMLLTASSNPFYAEVVRGVERCCYERGYSLILCNTEGDHHRLSRSLETLLQKRVDGLLLMCTESHMPSPDIIRRYPSIPVVMMDWAPFEGSSDIIKDNSLQGGEMATRYLISQGYRKIACIAGPQDKTTAHNRLEGYRKAMHQSGLSILPGYEVIGDFEFEAGFLAMQQLLELPERPEAVFTSNDAMAVGVYRALYEAGLSIPEDMAVVGYDDIELACYLSPPLTTIHQPKGELGELAIDTLLHRLEHPDAEHNILVLTPELIVRNSVGKLPRS, encoded by the coding sequence TTGGCGACAATGAAAGACGTGGCCCGTCTGGCTGGGGTATCCACATCAACGGTTTCTCATGTCATCAACGATAACCGCTATGTCAGCGATGCCATTCGTAGCCGGGTAATGCAAGCGGTTGAACAACTAAACTACGCGCCTTCGGCGCTGGCGCGTAGCCTTAAAATCAACCAGACCCGCACCATCGGCATGTTGTTGACTGCCAGTAGCAACCCGTTTTACGCCGAGGTCGTTCGCGGTGTGGAGCGTTGCTGCTATGAACGAGGTTATAGTCTGATTCTGTGTAATACCGAAGGCGATCATCACCGTCTGAGTCGTAGTCTGGAAACATTATTACAGAAGCGGGTGGATGGGCTGTTATTGATGTGCACTGAAAGTCATATGCCTTCGCCCGATATTATTCGCCGTTACCCCTCTATTCCGGTAGTGATGATGGATTGGGCGCCTTTTGAAGGCAGTAGCGACATTATCAAAGATAATTCGCTGCAAGGCGGCGAGATGGCGACTCGTTACCTGATTTCTCAGGGCTACCGCAAAATCGCCTGCATTGCTGGCCCACAGGATAAAACCACCGCGCATAATCGGCTGGAAGGTTATCGTAAGGCGATGCATCAGTCAGGCTTGTCGATTCTTCCCGGTTATGAGGTCATCGGCGATTTCGAGTTTGAGGCTGGGTTTCTCGCCATGCAACAACTGCTGGAATTACCGGAGCGTCCCGAAGCGGTCTTTACCAGTAATGATGCGATGGCGGTAGGTGTTTATCGTGCGTTGTACGAAGCCGGGTTATCTATCCCTGAGGATATGGCGGTCGTTGGCTATGACGATATTGAACTGGCGTGCTACCTGTCTCCACCATTGACGACGATTCATCAGCCGAAAGGTGAACTGGGTGAACTCGCGATTGATACTTTGCTCCATCGGCTGGAACATCCAGACGCAGAGCACAATATACTGGTATTGACGCCGGAACTAATCGTCCGGAATTCCGTCGGTAAACTACCTCGTAGTTGA
- the rbsK gene encoding ribokinase, which translates to MKSGKLVVLGSINADHILNLAQFPRPGETVIGKQYGVAFGGKGANQAVAAGRSGADIEFIACVGADDIGERIRQQLIKDRIDVSAVEAIPGQTTGVALIFVNGEAENMIAIHAGANAAVTPDYLNRYQQKIVAASALLMQLESPLETVIAAARLAHNSGTKVILNPAPACPLPDELLSLVDMITPNETEAQILTGVTVETEEDAQRAAQVLHDKGISTVLITLGSRGVWLSEQGNGRRIPGFRVKAVDTIAAGDTFNGALVTALLESRPMDAAVKFAHAAAAIAVTRYGAQPSVPWREEIDAFLNAQE; encoded by the coding sequence ATGAAATCAGGCAAGCTGGTTGTCTTGGGAAGTATCAATGCGGATCATATTTTGAATCTGGCTCAGTTCCCCCGCCCAGGTGAAACGGTGATCGGTAAACAGTATGGCGTGGCATTCGGCGGCAAAGGCGCTAACCAGGCGGTAGCTGCCGGACGTAGCGGCGCTGATATCGAGTTTATCGCTTGTGTCGGGGCGGACGATATCGGCGAGCGTATTCGCCAGCAACTGATTAAAGACCGGATTGATGTCTCCGCTGTCGAAGCGATTCCTGGGCAGACTACCGGAGTAGCGCTGATTTTCGTTAACGGTGAAGCTGAAAATATGATTGCTATTCATGCGGGAGCCAACGCAGCCGTCACGCCTGATTACCTGAATCGCTATCAACAGAAAATTGTAGCGGCATCCGCATTGTTGATGCAGTTAGAGTCGCCGCTGGAAACGGTGATTGCGGCCGCTCGTCTGGCTCATAACAGCGGAACGAAAGTGATCCTGAATCCGGCACCGGCTTGCCCGTTGCCCGATGAGTTGTTGTCGCTGGTGGATATGATCACCCCGAATGAAACAGAAGCGCAGATTCTGACCGGCGTTACCGTCGAAACCGAAGAGGATGCGCAACGTGCCGCACAGGTGCTGCATGATAAAGGCATTTCGACGGTATTGATTACTCTGGGTAGCCGCGGTGTTTGGTTAAGCGAGCAGGGTAATGGGCGGCGCATTCCCGGTTTCCGTGTCAAAGCGGTTGATACCATTGCCGCCGGCGATACATTCAACGGCGCACTGGTGACGGCTCTTTTAGAGTCACGCCCAATGGATGCCGCAGTTAAATTCGCGCATGCAGCGGCGGCTATCGCAGTAACTCGCTATGGCGCTCAGCCTTCCGTTCCCTGGCGTGAAGAGATTGATGCCTTCCTGAATGCACAGGAGTAA
- the rbsB gene encoding ribose ABC transporter substrate-binding protein RbsB, translating to MNLKKIATLVSAVALSATVSTNALAKDTIALVVSTLNNPFFVSLKDGAQKEADKLGYNLVVLDSQNNPAKELSNVQDLTVRGTKLLLINPADSNAVGNAVKLANQAKIPVITLDRVAASGEVVSHVASDNAFGGKVAGDFIAKKLGEGAKVIQLEGLAGTSAARERGAGFMKSAEKNKFNMLASQPADFDRTKGLNVMQNLLTAHPDVKAVFAQNDEMALGALRALQTAGRDDVMVVGFDGTADGVKAVEGGKLAATVAQRPEQIGIIGVETADKVLKGEKVQPIIPVDLKLVAKQ from the coding sequence ATGAACTTGAAGAAGATTGCTACTCTGGTTTCCGCTGTCGCGCTGAGTGCCACTGTCAGTACCAATGCGCTGGCGAAGGATACTATTGCTCTTGTTGTTTCCACGCTGAATAACCCGTTCTTTGTGTCGCTGAAAGACGGCGCGCAAAAAGAAGCGGACAAACTGGGCTACAACCTGGTGGTGCTTGATTCTCAGAACAACCCGGCTAAAGAGCTTTCCAACGTGCAGGATTTGACTGTACGCGGCACCAAGCTGTTGCTGATCAACCCGGCGGATTCCAACGCGGTAGGCAATGCGGTGAAACTGGCTAATCAGGCCAAAATTCCTGTTATCACGCTGGACCGTGTGGCCGCCAGCGGCGAAGTCGTCAGTCACGTTGCTTCCGATAACGCCTTTGGCGGTAAAGTCGCTGGTGATTTCATCGCTAAAAAATTGGGTGAAGGCGCCAAAGTTATTCAACTGGAAGGCCTGGCGGGTACTTCTGCCGCTCGTGAGCGTGGCGCCGGCTTCATGAAATCTGCCGAGAAAAACAAATTTAACATGCTGGCGAGCCAGCCTGCTGATTTCGATCGCACCAAAGGCTTGAACGTCATGCAAAACCTGCTGACGGCACATCCGGATGTCAAAGCGGTATTCGCCCAGAACGACGAAATGGCGTTGGGTGCGCTGCGTGCTCTGCAGACTGCCGGTCGTGACGATGTCATGGTGGTCGGTTTTGATGGCACCGCTGATGGCGTGAAAGCGGTAGAAGGCGGAAAACTGGCGGCTACCGTGGCTCAGCGTCCGGAGCAGATCGGTATCATCGGTGTGGAAACTGCTGACAAAGTGCTGAAAGGCGAAAAAGTACAGCCGATCATCCCTGTTGACCTGAAACTGGTTGCCAAACAATAA